From the genome of Flavobacterium sediminis:
GGAGTGATCAATTCAATTTTCTGAGCTTCGATACTGTTCAGTGCTCTTGGTGTAGCCGAAACAAATTCTATGATGCCTAGTAATTGATTGTCTTTTACAATAGGAGCTAAAATACAACTCGAAATATTTTTTAATAATAAATTATAACCGAAAGTCTCATTTCCGGAATTCTGAATGTAATTCTGAACGTCAGATATGGTAAAATAAGTCTGTTTCTTTATCAGATTATCATAGGAACCGCCACATAAGAGCGTTTCGCAATCGCAATCTTTTTCATCTAAAAGGAAACTCGAAATAAAACCTTTACTGATAGGAGGTTTCACTAATTTTTTTTCAGTTTGATTGAAGATCATAAAACCGATCCTTAAATCAGGGATTTTAAAAAAAGACCTGAAAATCGATTCAAAACTGTTTTCAAAAATAGTCGGTTCGCTTTTAGTTTTCAGTAAGTTCGTTTTTAAGTTGGAAAGTGAATTTTCCGTTGTACTGTCGAATAAACTAACAATTCCGAATCCTTTTAAGATCCAACTTTCATGCGGAAAATATTTTTTCCACAACTCCAGATCATCATAATTGTCCAGTAACAAATTGATATCCGCTTCGGTCAACATGATCGCTTTGTCCGTTGGTATTACATCCATAAAATCAGCATTGTATAAAATGCGATAATGACGCATAAATCCTTTTTTATCAGGGATATCGTAAAACAAAGGCATGGCAAAATCAACCGTACTATTGAAATAGTGATTGATAATGAGGCAACAATTCATGACATAAAATCGATGTTCGTCAAGATCACGGATGTTGACCTCAAAATTGACACCGGCATTCTGCAAGATGTTTTCAAACCGTTTGGTATAATTGAACGTAAAATTGTGAAAAGGGATAGCTGCGGCCTTTATTTCATTATGCGTTAAAGCGGTGGGAAACAGGTCTGAAAGCAGGTAGCTGATCAACTGACTGTTCTGGCGTATCGTATCGATATTTTCAATTCCGGTGATCAATTCCGGAACTTTTTGTACTTCATCCAGTAATGATCGGGCATAAGCCGAGCGGAACGGAATATCGTTTTGGGCAATATGCTCCAGCATTTCCGTAAGCTTATGAAAGGAAATGAGTGTTTTAAAAGGTGATTCACTGAAGTACGATAAACCCATCCGTCTTAATTTGTACAAAGATACAAAATATTATGACGGAAACCTTTTGTGTGACGAACGGAAAAAGTTAACGGCAAGGTCTCCTTAAATGATATTCACCAATGATATAAGTCGTGATCTTTTTTAGAGTAACTCCGGTTTCCGGATGCAATCCCGGAGCTGTAAAACATTCGATCTCATTACCTTTTAAAGATTTGCCGTACCAGACATTTTCCATTCCGTTCTTAAAAAAAGTAGTAGTGTCACAAGGAATTATCTTTTTAAAGTTCCTGAATCTGTTTTCATCTATTTTCTCAAACGGAAGATCGGGATTGTCGCGAATTTCTTTTTCCGAATATTTTACAAAATGATCTTCGGTCCACACCATGTATGCTTTTTCTTTGGTTAAATAGTAACCCCCTAAAGAAAATAGAATTAACAAAGAAAAAAGACCAAATACTATTTTCGGATTCCACCGTTTTTTTTCCGGACTCTGGTTTGTGTCTACAAAATTGATAAGAGTAGATGGAAGAGTTTTGGAGGCTTCTTCTTCCGGAAGCGTTTTTTCAATTTGTTCATCAGGCATAGTATTCCCAGCAACCAATCGCGTGAATTTAGGATAAGGTCTACTTTCATAGTTTACCAGTAGAGCGGCCATATCTAAGGCAAAATGAGTTGAGAGCTCAGATTCTCTTTTAAAGAACTTTCCAATAGGTTTGAATTTGTTGACGATCTTTTGATCATTGAGTTCACGGACTTTTTCTCGATTAAATTCAAAACTTAAAAAATTTCGAAAATTAATAGAGTCATTTTGGTTTTTGGAATCAGTAAGTATAATAACGCATAAATCTCTGAGTTTTGCCGGAGAAGGATTTAAAAGAAAGTTACTGTGAACACCATTTTTTTCGGTTTCATACTTTTTTCGAATCGCTTTTTTATACTCTTCTAAGTAATTTTTTTCCATGTATTATTTCGGATTTTTCGGATTCTGTCGGATTCTGTCGGACTTTTCAAGAACTCTTAGAACTATCGGAATTCCGTAGCAAAACTATTGAAAATCAGGCTTTACTTTGTCTTCGGATTTAGTTCTTGTTCTACTCGCGATAAGAACAAATGTACAAAACTACTTCTAAAAAAGTGTCGCTAAACAGATCAGGATTTTTATCCGGGAAGTATAAATTGACTTTTCTGTTTCAGCACACTTCACTTCCCGCAAAGTATTAACGAACGGCAATAAGGCTGTAGAAAAAACATTCGAACAATCTCGAACAGCCCTGCCTATGTCTCATTTTTAATTTTTAAAAGATCATGAAAAAAATAATTCTTTTAGTAATAGCCGGGATCGGACTAGTGTCTTGTACAAATGATGAAACATTTACTATCCCGAAACAGTGGCAACAGAAACTCAAAATGAAGTTTATCTGAATCAGAAAGATTTAGATTCAACGGGAGGACAAGGAGGAACAACTCCTATAAGACCGTAACTTTCTTGTAAGAAATTTTTAATTTAAGAAAGATTTTATAATTTCGGGGAATGATATTTAGAAAAATATTTTCCCCGATTTTTTTTATTATACTAGGATTAAGTTTAAATTCTTGTGATAATAAGACGTTTGGACTTGAAGAATACGAAAGAGCAAAAGAAAAAGGAGAAGCTTTTTTTGATGAAGAAAAGTATGATTCTGCATTCTATTATTATAATAAAGCTCAGTTTCATTGTAAAGAGGTTGCATCGGATAGTATTATATATCCTTTGCTAATGATGTCTGAAATTCAGATGATTTATTGCGATTTTTCAGGTAGTGAAACAACCTTAACAGAAGCTTTGCCTTATGTTACTGGCAAAACTCTTGAAAAATATAGAACTTTTATATATAATAGTTTGGGGCTTGATTATTTAGAGCAAAAGAATTTTGAAGAAGCTTTGAAATATTATAATAAGTCTTTTGCAATAACCACTAATGAGTTGTCTAAGTGTATTATTAAAAATAATATAGCTTATAATTATTTAGAGCAGGAAAAATATGATATAGCGAGAGAAATATTAGATTCTATTAGAAATAATAATGCTTTAGTGTATGGATCTAAACAGTATGCTAAAGTAATTGATAATTTAGGTTTTGCTTATTTTAAAGAAGGAAATACAAATAAAGCGTATCATTATTTGGTCGAATCATTACAAATAAGAGATAGTTTGGGAGAAAGTCATGAAAAAATAGCTTCATTAATGCATTTAGCCCGATTTTATCAGGATTCTTTAACAGAGCTTACAGTTGATTATGCAGAGAAAGCATATCAGGCAGCTTCGAATGTAAAAAGTCCGGATGATCAAATAGAAGCTTTAGGGATTTTAATTTCAAATACTACAGGGACACAATCTAAAGAATATTTTCAAAAATTTATGACTACAAAAGATAGTATTGATTTGGTTCGACAAATGGATAAAAACCAATTTGCCAAAATAAAATACGATTATTCTTTAATTTCAAAAGATGCAGAAATCCAAAAAACGCAAAAAATAATCTATTTACTATTAGTTTTTATCGTACTCTTATCGTCATTGTATATCTTTTTCCACATCAAAAGGAAAAATAAGATAAAACTTCAATTAGAAAATCAAAAAACAGCTTACGAAACAGAGACCCGTATTTCCAGAAAGTTGCACGATGAGTTGGCTAATGATGTTTTTCAAACCTTGTCGTTTGTGCAAACGCAGGATCTGGACAAAAACAGGGCGTCTCTGGTCAATGATTTGGATGAGATATACAAGAAGACCCGTAATATTTCCAGAGAGAATAATGATATAGTTACCGGAAAAGATTTTGAAGCCGACCTTGTAGCAATGATATCTGATTTTCAGGACAAGGAAGTACGAATTATCATTAAAAAAGAAGAAGTGAATTTGGACCAGATTTCGCCGGAAAAACAGATCGCAGTATATCGAGTACTCCGGGAATTGCTGGTGAATATGAAAAAATACAGTCAGGCATCTTTAGTGGTGCTGAATTTCAGTTCGGACAAAGAACTGAAAGTAAACTATTCGGATAACGGAATAGGGTTTGAAAAGAAAAATGTAAAAGGCGGAATCCAAAGTGCGGAAAACCGTATTCACAGTGTAAACGGAACGATTACTTTTGACACTATGCCGGGGAAAGGCTTAAAAGTTTCAATCGTAATACCTAAAAATTAAGCACGTATGTTTACAAAAGTATTGATAGCAGAAGATTTTGACACGACTAATGTAGCGGTTACGCAACTTTTAAAAGAATTAGAGGTTGAGCAGGTTGATTTTGCTAAATATTGTGATGATGCCTTGTTAAAGATCAAAAGAGCACTTTTAGACGGGGATCCTTATCAATTATTGATCTCTGATCTGTGTTTTAAAGAAGATTTCAGAGCTGTAACCTTAAAGTCGGGCGAAGCATTGATAGAAAAAGCAAAAGAAGTGCAGCCGGAATTAAAAACGATAGTGTATTCTATGGAAGATAAGTCTTTCAAGATAAAATCGCTTTTTGACAATTTTGAGGTGGACGGTTATGTGGTTAAAGACCGCAAAAGTATTCCGGAACTCAAGGAAGCCATTTTGAAAGCTGAAAAAGGAGAGCGGTATGTTTCTCCGGATCATGCTTCAGCTTTGCAGGATAAAACCGTGAGTGAAATAGACAGTTATGATTTACAGATCATAAGACATTTAGCCTCCGGAATTACTCAGGATGAAATAGAACTAACGTTTAAGGAGAAAGGAATCACTCCTAACAGTAAAAGCACCATAGAAAAGCGGATCAACAGGCTGAGAACGTATTTCAGAGCCAACAATAATGTGCATTTAATTGCTATTGCAAAAGATATGGGCGTGATCTGAAATATTCCGCCTTTATTGTGTATCACAATTTTCAAGATAATTTTTTTGCTACAACAGTTGTGGCATTTTTTTTAAAAATTAACTTTTGCTACAGCTATTGCAGCACTTTTTTCAGAAAATATATTTTGCTACAAAAATTCAAAAGAACAATAATCACCTTTTAATTTATTTTCTTCAAAATTAAAAAATAGTCTTTACGGAAAGCCGTAAGGAAAACTATGGTATTGGTTTTATGTTTGGGGTGTTTAACCTTAAATAATAAAAAATGATTAATGATATTAAAAAGTTCTTAAATGAGGAACAAAACCCAAAGGTTGTAGAAAAATTAATGCACAAGGTGAAAGGATTGCTTACTGCAGGGGAAGAAGTCGAATATATTGCAGTACAGAATAAACCCATTGTTAATTTATCTCCTGATTGTATTACATTGACAAATAAAAGAGTGATTTTTTGCCGACCTAGTAATTTAGGTCTGTCTATGAATTTTCAAGACTATTTATGGAAAGAAATAGCAGACTGTCATATGAAAGAAGCTATTCTGGGAGCTGTTTTTTCAGTAAAAACAATTAAGGGACAATTAAATACTTTAGATTATTTACCTAAAGTTCAGGCAAGAAAATTATACCAGTTTGCACAGGAAAAAGAAGAAGAGATGGCGGAATATAGAAGGCAAAGAGATTTAGAAGACAAAAGAGCCGCTGCAGGAGGTGGTATTGTAGTGAACGCTAATACAGCAACAAATGCAGCTAATGAGAAAGATAAAGAAGAAGATCCTCTTATCGTTTTACAAAAGTTAAAAGGATTATTAGAAAATGAGATCATTTCTAAAGAAGATTTTGAATCAAAAAAAGAACAAATATTATCAAGAATGTAAAATTATGAAAAGTAAATTAACAACTGTTTTACTGGCGTTTTTCTTAGGAGGAGTCGGAATACATAGATTTTATTTAGGGCAGACTTTTGTTGGGATATTGTATTTGTTGTTTTGCTGGACATTTATTCCAACAATAATTGCTCTTTTTGATTTTATAGCTTTTTTATTTATGTCAGAAGAGCGATTTAATTTTAAATATAATAAGGCTGCTTTTTAGTTTAATCAATTAAAAGATAAAAAAATGGAACTACAAGTACAATTTAAAGCTTTAGCAGATAAGATCAATCAGCTCAAAGATAAAATAGAAACAGAAGAATCTACCAAGCATGCTTTTGTGCTTCCTTTTATTAATAGTTTAGGTTATGACACATTTAATCCGACAGAGGTGGTACCTGAGTTTACAGCTGATATAGGTTTAAAGAAAGGAGAGAAAGTAGATTATGCTATTTTTCAGGAAGGAGAACCTATTTTAATCATAGAGTGTAAAAACTGGCGGGAAGATTTATCAATTCATAATTCGCAATTGTTGCGTTATTTTCATGTAACAAAAGCCCGATTTGCTTTGTTGACCAATGGAATTCAGTATCAATTCTTTACCGATCTGGAAGAAAAAAATAAAATGGATGAAAAACCATTTCTCGAGTTTGAGATCACTAGTCTGAAAGAAAATACTATCCATGAAATTGCAAAATTTCATAAATCTAATTTTGATGTCAATAAGATTGTTAATAATGCCAGTTCATTGAAGTACACAAAAGAGATTAAAAAATTAATCAATGATGAATTACAAAATCCTTCAACTGAGTTTATTCGTTTGTTTGCCGGTAAAGTATATTCCGGAAGATTGACTGAAAAAGTAATGGATGAGTTTAAAGAATTGGTTTTAAAAGGTTTTAATCAATTTATTAACGAAAGAATCAATGATCGCTTAAATGCCGCTTTAAATAAAGAAGCGGAAAAGCAGGTTGGCGATCAGGTAGAGGAAATAGAAGAAAGTAAAATAAATACAACAGAAGAAGAATTGGAAGGCTTTCGTATTGTAGTAGCCATTTTAAGAAGAAAATTAGAAGTGCATCGAATTGTACATCGTGATACGCAATCTTATTTCGGAATTTTATTGGATGATAATAACCGAAAACCACTTTGCCGATTGCATTTTAACGGTGTTAAGAAGTACATCGGATTGTTTGATGATGCTAAAAATGAAACCCGACATGCATTAGAAAGCCTTGAGGATATTTATCAGTATGAGGATGAGTTGTTAGAAACAGCATGGAGATATAATAGTGAAGAATAAAATCAGAAAAAAAATGGAATTAGAATTTTACGAATACCAGACAGGTACTTTTAATGATGTGAAAGAATCATTAATAAGAAGTATTGCTCAGTATCTTAGACATTACAATAAAGTAAAAGTAGGAATCACATCTAATCCTTTGAATCGCTTTTCCCAACATAGTAATAGTGGAAAAGGGTGGAAGAAGATGATAGTGAAGTACGAAACATCATCGGTTAGTTATATAAATGAAATGGAAAAGCTACTGATAGATAATTTCTCAGATTTATTACAAAATGAAATTGGCGGAGGCGGCGGTCCAAACGGAAAACCTCCTTATTATTTATATTTGTTATTGAAATAAAATTTTAAAGAATCATGATAAAAAAACTACTATTACCTATTATTATTTTTAATCTGTTGTCCTGTAAAGATACAGATACACCTCCACCACCAAGTCCGCAATCTTTTTATTTAGAGTTAGATACCATAACGCCGGAAGATCGGAAAGAGATCACGGAAAAAGAAAAAAAAACCTATCACGTCGATAAAAAGTACCGCTACGAGTATCGCACCGGAATTAGCGGACATTATGAGTACAATTACGATATCATCGGTTACGATAAAGACAGTAATAAAGTAAGAGGAAACATCAATATACGAGGAAAATACGGAGCAGGTATGGTAGAAGACAAAGACGGGCATGAAAAAGACCTGTATGTTCATTGGGTTGAGAACGAAAAACTTGCCGGAAAAGATATAGACGGCAATGAATATGAATTTGTAGTAGAGTAGTGATGAGAATTTGGTTTACTTTTTTGTTTTCTTTTTATGTCGTAATTGCGTTTTCGCAAGTAAAGATATGTTCATGGAACATTGAAAACTTTGGCTCCTCAAAATCAGATTCCGCCATTCAATTTATGGCTGAGGTATTAAAAGATTTTGATGTTGTGGCTCTACAGGAAGTTGTTGTTAACGGATCTGGAGCAAGAGCTGTCGCTCAATTAGCCGATAACCTTAATAGAAAAGGAGCAAAGTGGGATTATGTAGTCAGTGAAGCAACACAAGGAAGTGCTTATAAATCGGAACGCTATGCTTTTTTATGGAAGCCTTCTAAAGTAACCAAACTGGGAGAACCATGGCTGGATCAGAATTTTGTAGAAGAGATTCAACGGGAGCCCTTTTTTTGCACCTTTCAATTTGGGGAAAAAGAATTTACCTTAGTTAATTTCCATGCTAAAACTAAAAGGCAACAGCCCGAAACTGAAATCAAATATTTTAAGTTTTTTCCGGATTTGTACCCCAATTTAAATCTTATCTTTCTTGGAGATTTCAATTGTCCGCAAAAACACACCGTTTTTAATCCGCTTAAAAAAATGGGGTACGAGTCCACTTTCCGGAATCAAAAAACATCACTCCGTCAAAAATGTATTGATGATGACTGTTTAGCTTCTGAATATGATAATGTTTTTTATAACAAAAATCGTTTCTCTGTAATAGGCTCAGGAGTTGTTTTGTTTTATAAACAATTTCGTTTTTTTTCTAAATCAAGAGAAATTTCTGACCATATTCCTGTTTGGGTACAAATAATTTAACTTTTTCTTAAAAGATAAGAATAATTTAACAGAACAAAAATTTGGTGATTACAATAGGTCTAAATATTTTTGTTAAAATTTTTTTTAACAATTTTTGCTTTGCTAAAAAATAAAAAGTAAATGTTAACGTTTGTTAATTTATAGCCTGATATCTTAAAAACTATTCAAAGTGTAATTGAATAAGGTCATCAGGAAATAGTAAAGTATTGAAATAGTTTAAAAAATAATGTTTTTGTTAATAAGATAGAGTGCTGCTAAAAACTTATCTGCTAACTAACCATTTTTTAATCTTTTCTAGTAAAAGAAGAAAAGGAATGAAAATACTTGAAAAATAGTATTGGATTTTCTATTGTGTAAAAGATTAAAAAGAGGTAGGAACCGAAATTTATTCAGAAAGATCAATCCCCCTGATTTTTCTATTGTTAGTTTTTTCAATATGAATAGTTTGAAAAAACGTAAGATTTGTTTTTTAATAGATTCTCTTTATCGGAAAAAACAAGAGCAGACTGTACTGTTGAAATTGTTTTTACATAAGAAGATGGAGGTTTATTAAAAGAAAATTCACATCACTTTCTTATTAAAAAAGGCAAAAATGAATAATAGTTGCCTTTTAGCTAATGACAGAGCTTTAAAGTTTAGGGCGCTATCTTTTAAGTTATTATTGTTTGTCGCAAACAAAATTTCAAAGTATAATTTTTTAAGACTTAATGCGGATTCTCAGACTAAAATCGGAGAAGATACATTAGTCTGTAGTAATAAAGAAAAGAGAAATATTCCAATATTAAAGATACTTATACAGAAATACTATTATGAAGCAGATTAGAACCAGTAAGTTTTCTAAGTTAATAGCCTATTATTTAGCTATTATGATGTTTTTACAAGTTACCCAGCCTGTAAGAATGTATGCATTGACCAGTGGTCCGACACAGCCGGAATTCAATGCTTTTACACCTATAGGTACATCCGATATGGTGGATTTAGCTAGCGGGGATTTTAACTATAACATTCCGATAATGGATGTAGGTGGCTATCCTATTAACCTGGCTTATAACTCCGGTGTAAGTATGGATCAGGAAGCTTCATGGGTAGGCTTAGGATGGAATCTTAATATAGGACAGATCAATAGAGATGTAAGAGGACTTCCGGATGATTTTAAAGGGGATCTGATGACTTATGAGAATAACATGAGAGATAATCTTACAGTTGGGTCTTCTTTCTATATTAACCCTCAAATAATAGGGTCATTAGATAACATACCGATAAGTTTAGGAGGAGGGTTAAACATGCAGTTTAATAATTACAAAGGATATTCAGCAGTTCCTTCGTATGGGCTATCCTTTAGATTGTCTGATCAGGTTTCTGTCGGAATGCAATTATCGAGTTCGAATGAGTCAGGAGCGACATTGACTCCTAATGTCTCTCTAAGTTATTTTTCAAAAGAGACAGGTGATCTGTCAAATTCTTTTGGTTTTAGTTTATCACCATCTATTTCATATAACTCCAGAGAAGGATTGTCATCATTTAACATTAATTCCGGAATAACTTATAAAAATGATTTCGGAAAAAAAGATAAAAGTATAGGAGGATCGATTTCTTTTCTAAATAACACTTTCACTCCTTCAAAGAGAGTAGGATTAAAAAATAACGGGGCTACATTTTCATATTCCGGAGGTGTGGATATTTGGGGTTTCATTTAGAAGGAAGTTTTGCAGGTTATGGATCACTTCAAACTTTAATTCAAAAAACAAAATCGGAAAAAGCTTTTGGTTATGAAAATACTCATTTCTCAGGAGAGAATGATATTATGGATTTTAATAGAGAAAAGGAACAATCTTTAATGTCTAAAAACACATTAGTATTGCCGGTAACTAATTATACGTATGATATTTACAGTATTCAAGGGCAGGGTGTAGGAGGAACTTTCAGACCTTTCAGAGGACAAATCGGATATGTACATGAACCCAAAGTAAGCGATATTTCTGCAAGTATGAGTATGGGAGCAGAATATGAGGGAGGTGCCGGAGGGCATATCGGCGGAAATATCAAACGGTCTTATTCTAATTCTATGACCAGAGGGTGGAACACCACAGTAGTGCCTTTTTTCAAAGAAAAGATTTCAAATAATGATATTTCATACGAGACTGTTTATTTGAAAAATATAGGAGAGAATAGAATAGACCAAGAATATCAATCCCTTTTTGATACAAAAATAGGTGCTGCTGCAGCTATTACACTACAATTAGACGGTAATAAGCAGGCAACTAATAAATATTTAGTGAAAGCACCTTCATTGTCTTATGGAAACAGTTCTCCATTTAGTTCGACTCTTACATTCAATTCACAATTAAAAAGAAATAAAAGAGAAGACAGGAATCAAGTAATACAAAAGTTTACTAAAAAAGAAGTTGAAGATTTCGGAATGAATTCTTTTATAAAAAGTAATGTACATGCAAAACCTCATCATACAGCAGGTTATGTTATAACAGATGAAAAAGGGAATCGACATATTTTTGGTGAAACAGCTTATAATGAAAGTAAAAAAGAGGTAACATTCGCTGTAAATACCGTTTCAGACCCGGATAATGACGGTATTGTATTGTATAGCCCGGGTTCTGATAATTCCCCAAACAATCATAGAGGGATAGATCATTACTTTAATAGGATAACAACACCGGAATATGCTCACACATATTTACTTTCATCTGTTTTGTCCGGTGACTATGAAGATTTAAGTGCTGACGGACCAACTGATGATGACTTAGGGACATATACAAAAATAATATATAGTAGCCCATACAATTATAACTGGAGAATTCCTTATAAGAAAAATTCAGCTTCGTTTAATGAAGGGTTCAAATCCGATCCGAAAGATCAGAA
Proteins encoded in this window:
- a CDS encoding type I restriction endonuclease → MELQVQFKALADKINQLKDKIETEESTKHAFVLPFINSLGYDTFNPTEVVPEFTADIGLKKGEKVDYAIFQEGEPILIIECKNWREDLSIHNSQLLRYFHVTKARFALLTNGIQYQFFTDLEEKNKMDEKPFLEFEITSLKENTIHEIAKFHKSNFDVNKIVNNASSLKYTKEIKKLINDELQNPSTEFIRLFAGKVYSGRLTEKVMDEFKELVLKGFNQFINERINDRLNAALNKEAEKQVGDQVEEIEESKINTTEEELEGFRIVVAILRRKLEVHRIVHRDTQSYFGILLDDNNRKPLCRLHFNGVKKYIGLFDDAKNETRHALESLEDIYQYEDELLETAWRYNSEE
- a CDS encoding tetratricopeptide repeat-containing sensor histidine kinase, whose protein sequence is MIFRKIFSPIFFIILGLSLNSCDNKTFGLEEYERAKEKGEAFFDEEKYDSAFYYYNKAQFHCKEVASDSIIYPLLMMSEIQMIYCDFSGSETTLTEALPYVTGKTLEKYRTFIYNSLGLDYLEQKNFEEALKYYNKSFAITTNELSKCIIKNNIAYNYLEQEKYDIAREILDSIRNNNALVYGSKQYAKVIDNLGFAYFKEGNTNKAYHYLVESLQIRDSLGESHEKIASLMHLARFYQDSLTELTVDYAEKAYQAASNVKSPDDQIEALGILISNTTGTQSKEYFQKFMTTKDSIDLVRQMDKNQFAKIKYDYSLISKDAEIQKTQKIIYLLLVFIVLLSSLYIFFHIKRKNKIKLQLENQKTAYETETRISRKLHDELANDVFQTLSFVQTQDLDKNRASLVNDLDEIYKKTRNISRENNDIVTGKDFEADLVAMISDFQDKEVRIIIKKEEVNLDQISPEKQIAVYRVLRELLVNMKKYSQASLVVLNFSSDKELKVNYSDNGIGFEKKNVKGGIQSAENRIHSVNGTITFDTMPGKGLKVSIVIPKN
- a CDS encoding TM2 domain-containing protein, which codes for MKSKLTTVLLAFFLGGVGIHRFYLGQTFVGILYLLFCWTFIPTIIALFDFIAFLFMSEERFNFKYNKAAF
- a CDS encoding endonuclease/exonuclease/phosphatase family protein, yielding MRIWFTFLFSFYVVIAFSQVKICSWNIENFGSSKSDSAIQFMAEVLKDFDVVALQEVVVNGSGARAVAQLADNLNRKGAKWDYVVSEATQGSAYKSERYAFLWKPSKVTKLGEPWLDQNFVEEIQREPFFCTFQFGEKEFTLVNFHAKTKRQQPETEIKYFKFFPDLYPNLNLIFLGDFNCPQKHTVFNPLKKMGYESTFRNQKTSLRQKCIDDDCLASEYDNVFYNKNRFSVIGSGVVLFYKQFRFFSKSREISDHIPVWVQII
- a CDS encoding P-loop NTPase family protein → MFTKVLIAEDFDTTNVAVTQLLKELEVEQVDFAKYCDDALLKIKRALLDGDPYQLLISDLCFKEDFRAVTLKSGEALIEKAKEVQPELKTIVYSMEDKSFKIKSLFDNFEVDGYVVKDRKSIPELKEAILKAEKGERYVSPDHASALQDKTVSEIDSYDLQIIRHLASGITQDEIELTFKEKGITPNSKSTIEKRINRLRTYFRANNNVHLIAIAKDMGVI
- a CDS encoding PH domain-containing protein, whose product is MINDIKKFLNEEQNPKVVEKLMHKVKGLLTAGEEVEYIAVQNKPIVNLSPDCITLTNKRVIFCRPSNLGLSMNFQDYLWKEIADCHMKEAILGAVFSVKTIKGQLNTLDYLPKVQARKLYQFAQEKEEEMAEYRRQRDLEDKRAAAGGGIVVNANTATNAANEKDKEEDPLIVLQKLKGLLENEIISKEDFESKKEQILSRM